A single genomic interval of Arachis duranensis cultivar V14167 chromosome 7, aradu.V14167.gnm2.J7QH, whole genome shotgun sequence harbors:
- the LOC107457930 gene encoding uncharacterized protein LOC107457930 — translation MACSINSATTTIATTAASTLELEHIPLTQRLRLLHSRSGYSDTPSLLTPPVDIIAKKEHEDSDLQVTCRTDQTNVREEEKTSINTSSFSQNPIHCDVPTAVKVEDSDIDDGRKTSLQSDFPAPKVKQEISEDIVDDLDHMVLKERLRLLLARKPPGLSTPISESGGGGLLENINKQCGEKLNEEIHSADGKAEMGRDQCNDIPEASKISLPELPAAGLQEHDILKSGATVKQLDSHEEQGVAAIKKDGSSSSTCRISVKVKDEPWDSSEFHNVNEEIMGSISTELPNVKSEWEVQDVNTDDLVEHISLIDRLNFLKSGDDSSLNSSNSYSFFKKSGFSSFTYSSNASESPDTISIKRLRKRKRTATDSVQTALEEDAPGLLQVLLNKGVLVDEIKLYGETENDEDLDESSCEDGFSELEAVISKIFFQRQSYIKFPIVRAAKTSRANYCLACLISLVEQSRYLQFRNWPAEWGWCRDLQSFIFVFEKHNRIVLERPEYGYATYFFELIRSLPVEWQIKRLVIAMKLSNCSRISLIEDKELVVGEHLSEGEAKVLMEYGWTPNTGLGTMLNYRDRVVHDRKNEKESSEWRSKIGKLLMNGFNGGTIVTENVPKKVEEFIRARSPDVKLEESDI, via the exons ATGGCTTGTTCAATCAACTCTGCCACCACCACCATCGCCACCACCGCCGCCAGCACACTTGAACTCGAACACATTCCCTTGACACAACGCCTACGGCTCTTGCATTCCCGCAGTGGCTATTCCGACACACCAAGCTTGCTCAC GCCCCCGGTTGATATTATTGCCAAAAAGGAACATGAGGATTCTGATTTACAG GTAACATGTCGCACGGATCAAACTAATGTTAGGGAAGAGGAGAAAACTAGTATCAACACTAGCAGTTTCTCCCAGAATCCAATACATTGTGATGTTCCTACTGCTGTAAAGGTTGAAGATTCTGATATTGATGATGGTAGAAAAACATCTCTTCAATCAGATTTTCCTGCCCCGAAGGTAAAACAGGAGATTTCTGAAGACATTGTTGATGATCTAGATCATATGGTACTGAAAGAACGGTTAAGGTTGCTTCTGGCCAG GAAGCCTCCAGGATTGTCAACTCCAATTTCCGAG AGTGGTGGTGGAGGTTTGTTGGAGAACATTAACAAACAATGTGGggaaaaattaaatgaagagATTCATTCTGCTGATGGTAAAGCAGAAATGGGTAGAGATCAGTGTAATGACATACCCGAAGCTAGTAAAATTTCGCTGCCTGAGTTGCCAGCTGCAGGCCTTCAAGAACATGATATATTAAAATCTGGAGCAACGGTGAAGCAACTTGATTCACATGAGGAACAAGGTGTTGCAGCTATAAAGAAAGATGGCTCCAGTAGTTCAACTTGTCGAATCTCTGTCAAGGTGAAGGATGAACCTTGGGACAGCAGCGAATTCCATAATGTCAATGAGGAAATTATGGGTAGCATCTCTACAGAACTCCCAAATGTAAAAAGTGAATGGGAGGTCCAGGATGTTAATACTGATGATCTAGTGGAACATATTAGCTTAATTGATAGATTAAATTTTCTCAAGTCTGGAGATGATTCTAGTTTAAATAGTTCCAATAGCTACTCGTTTTTCAAGAAGTCTGGGTTTTCTTCCTTTACATATAGCTCTAATGCCTCAGAATCTCCAGATACTATAAGCATCAAGCGACTGcggaaaaggaaaagaacaGCAAC TGATTCAGTTCAAACGGCACTCGAGGAGGATGCTCCCGGGCTACTGCAG GTGTTACTCAACAAAGGTGTATTAGTAGATGAAATTAAGCTTTATGGAGAGACTGAGAATGATGAAGATCTGGATGAGTCATCATGTGAAGATGGTTTTTCAGAGCTTGAGGCTGTGATTTCGAAG ATTTTCTTTCAGCGCCAGTCTTATATAAAGTTCCCTATCGTTCGCGCTGCAAAGACTTCAAGAGCAAATTATTGTTTAGCTTGTCTAATCTCGCTTGTGGAGCAG TCACGATACCTGCAATTTCGAAATTGGCCTGCCGAGTGGGGTTGGTGCCGAGACCTTCAATcgtttatttttgtatttgagaAACATAACAG GATAGTGCTGGAACGCCCTGAATATGGTTATGCGACCTACTTCTTCGAGTTGATACGCTCCTTACCTGTTGAATGGCAGATCAAGCGATTGGTGATTGCTATGAAACTGTCAAATTGTAGCAGAATTTCCCTTATCGAGGACAAAGAATTAGTG GTTGGTGAACATTTGAGTGAAGGGGAGGCCAAGGTGTTGATGGAATATGGTTGGACCCCAAATACTGGCTTGGGAACAATGCTTAACTACCGTGACAGAGTTGTGCATGATAGGAAGAACGAGAAGGAGAGTTCCGAGTGGCGGTCAAAAATAGGTAAGTTGCTGATGAATGGCTTCAACGGCGGGACTATAGTGACGGAAAACGTCCCCAAGAAAGTCGAAGAGTTTATTCGCGCTCGAAGCCCTGACGTAAAGCTTGAAGAATCTGACATCTGA